GTTTTTCATCtaggattcaagataatattaaaCAGCTGAATGAATTAATCAAAACATATCATCCTGAGAACGAGAAGGTCCGAGAGATTATGAATGCTTTGAGATTGAAATTATATCATCCCGAGAATAAGAATGTTCAAGAGAAGATTATGAATGATTTGAGTTTGAAATTTAAACCTACTGCAGCTACATTGTCTGTGAAATTGGAGCACGGAGAGAGCCTTGATTTTTGAGGAGGAGATCATCGCTATCTCATATATGGTACGATTTGGCTTCTTATTTTACCTGTAGCTTTATTTATGTTGTTTGTAGATTGATGTCAATACTATGAAGTGATAATATTGGAGTTATTAACTTACACAATTTATGTTTTCATTATACATTGTTGTCTGTAAAATAGCAATTTATTTTTAACTTTTGCTTGGTATGTGATCATAAAGAAATATTATCCTCAATTTAAtttttttgttaatacctttctGTTGCTACACAACCTATTTTCTGTAGTTCGTGGATTTGGAATCAAGAGAAATGTTGAAGTTGATGCTTGGTTGTTGCAAAGTTTACATATCTGAAAGTCGTAATAGGGCAGCACTAGAGTCAATTGAGAAAGCTACCAAACTATACCAAGGGGTGGCTATTGTTAACAAGTTTGAAGATGAAGCTTATAATCGGGTTGGATACACCATTGTTTCTAAGTTTACTCCAAATGCGGTCGAGGAATCTGGGGCCTTTAGAAAAGCTGTGGTGGCAATGGTTAGAGCTGCTTTTGATTCTATAGACCTTGAATTACATTGTGGGACTCATCCTCGGCTGGGGGTTGTGGACCATATTTGCTTCCACCCTTTAGCGCAGACTTCTCTGGATGAAACAGCTAGGCTTGCAAAATCGGTGGCAACTGACATTGGCTCCAGTCTTCAAGGTTTGTCATTTTATCCTTGATTAGTTGCGAATTATATTAAGGTTAAAGGAGCTTTTAAAAAATTACGACTGAACAGAAAATCTGTGTTATTCTATGATCCTCTAAGAATCTGTTCCATTTGAAGGTCTCATCTTCTGTTGCACTTCATGTGCTGTTTCTGGTAGGTACTCAGCAGCATTGATGTATCGTTCATGTATATACCTATCTCTTGTTAAGTAGTGAGAACACACCCCCTTCTGTTCTTTCTACGTTCTGTAATAAACACCTTGTTTATCTAATCAGTAAATAACCACTTTACATATAGAATCATTTAATTTTGGATTAAATAAAAGGACTATGACTATCCTAAGTTGAAGTCTTCTAAACATCTCAATGTATTTGGATCACTATTGTTGGCCTATACTTAGCATCTCAATGGTACAAACCACAACTCTTACACTCTTTTAGTCCCAAGTTTGCGGTGTTTTCTTGATCTCATAGATGGAAGTTGTTTTCCATAAATTAATCCCCATGTAATTCATTCTTTAGTTTCCAGGAGGAAGGATCAGAAACATGTCAGTAGTATTTGTTTTGTATATAAAAAACTTGTACTTCTTTGTTCTTAATACCTTATCATTGTTGAAGTGCTAATTATTTTTCACATAAAATCTGCAGTTCCCACCTTTCTGTATGGAGCAGCTCATCAAGAGGGAAGAAAGCTTGATTTAATCAGGAGACAACTGGGTTATTTCAAGCCCAATTTGGAAGGAAATCAGTGGGCAGGAGCTCTTGAGTCAGACTCTTTGCCTTTGAAACCGGATGAAGGTCCAAATAAAGCAACGCCAACTAAAGGGGTTGTAGTAGTCGGAGCAACTCAGTGGGTTGATAACTATAACGTGCCCATCTTCACTAATAACATAGCTGCCGTTCGTAGAATTTCAAGACGGGTGAGTGGGCGAGGAGGAGGGCTTCCGTCTGTTCAAGCAATGGCACTTGCTCATGGTGAGGACATTATTGAGGTGGCGTGCAATTTGTTGGAGCCAAGTAAATTCACTGCTGATCAGGTTCAACATGAAGTCGAGCGACTTGCTGTTGAAGAAGGGATGACTGCAGGGAAGGGTTATTACACAGATTTTTCTCAGGAGAAGATCATTGAAAGTTACTTGAAACTAAATTCGATTGTGTGATACACTTTTAAAAACTGTAAGTTTTTCCATGTGAATTGATTGTTCAAATGCCATTACAATCAGAATAACTTCTGTTTTGCGTCTATTATCTAGTCAAAATAGCTTACCTTGAGGGCCTTCGGTAATCTCtttgtttttgcttcttttctGGAAATAACTGTGTTGCAACGATACGGATACAGTATTGGTATAGGATACAAGATACCAATACgctactatgatacaccaacTTGAAAAACTAAAATACCGCGATACGGCATACTCAATATTGATCAGTAGTTTAAcataaatatattatatataaaaTAGAAACTTAACAAAATACATACATGTGCTTGCATGATTGAAATATAATATGTATGATTAACCTCATTGGAGATAAAAGTATAGATAAGAAGCaagaaagtctagagcaagatCGGTGGACAGATTTGGAACTAATATTTTGTCACTATAGTTAAAACTTCTCATAGAATCTAGTaaaatatctttctttttttttttttttgaattggtaAACCATTTTATTAAAAGGTGGAGGTTACAACTCTAGGATAGGTTGTGCCAATCCTGTCATTAAAAACAACATCTTGTAGTTGGCATGCGAATTCCCAGCTTGTTGTTGTTGTCGCTGCTGCATTATGATTTTGATCTTCGATTGCCTTGTTTGCCAGTCCATCAGCTGTCTGGTTTGCTTCTTTCCAAGTTTGTGTTATTTTGTAGTTCGGAATGTAGCTTAAGAGTGagttgatttctgccagcatATTTCTTAGATACCATAGCTGTGGTTCCTGTTTTTGTATTAGATGTAATAGTGCCAGTGAATCAACCTCAAACCAGATCCTTTGCCATTAATGTTGTGTAGCTATCCTTGTTGCAAGTAGTAATCCCCATGTTTCCGCCTGGATTGATATAGTTATACCAAGTGGTGCCGCCATGGCCTTCAGTAGATTTCCTTCACAGTTTCTGCATATGATACCTGCGCCTGCCGGTCTCGCGTTTCCTTTTGATGCGCCGTCCATGTTTATTTTGATCCAATTTAGTTCCGGTGGTTTCCATCGTATGTAGATAGTTGAAGTAGCAGTTCTGTGCTGTTGACGTCTTGCGATGATTGGTCCATTTGTCATGATAGGAGCCATGTATTCCAGTGCTCCTTGATACTCGTCGTACATTACCATTATCAGTTGAAATGTTTGCATTGGACGTTGTTGTTGTCGTTTGTACACATTGTCATTCCTTGCCAGCCATATGTGCCACGCTGTAAAACCTAATAACAACTCTTGTTAGTTCCGAGTGTGTTTTGTTTTGTATGTCATGTATGTTTGTGACACATATGGGGTTGTTTGTTGTTGCCTGAGTCCGATGTTGCCGATGTCCCTCCTGTTGTCGGTGTTGTCGATGAAGAGTACCGTTGGTATCTGGACTTCGTGCTAGATGATTGATTACGAGTTGCCAGATCTCCCTTGAATTGTGACATTCAAATATTAGATGTTGT
This is a stretch of genomic DNA from Papaver somniferum cultivar HN1 chromosome 1, ASM357369v1, whole genome shotgun sequence. It encodes these proteins:
- the LOC113305799 gene encoding formimidoyltransferase-cyclodeaminase-like, with translation MFVDLESREMLKLMLGCCKVYISESRNRAALESIEKATKLYQGVAIVNKFEDEAYNRVGYTIVSKFTPNAVEESGAFRKAVVAMVRAAFDSIDLELHCGTHPRLGVVDHICFHPLAQTSLDETARLAKSVATDIGSSLQVPTFLYGAAHQEGRKLDLIRRQLGYFKPNLEGNQWAGALESDSLPLKPDEGPNKATPTKGVVVVGATQWVDNYNVPIFTNNIAAVRRISRRVSGRGGGLPSVQAMALAHGEDIIEVACNLLEPSKFTADQVQHEVERLAVEEGMTAGKGYYTDFSQEKIIESYLKLNSIV